In a genomic window of Corynebacterium choanae:
- a CDS encoding DUF1707 SHOCT-like domain-containing protein, whose amino-acid sequence MTPQSNHELRICDEDRQKALECLQELQLAGYLTLDEYDERTSAAWQATTRGEISRLFTDIPRQAFSTKAVAKRDSSSPVQAATGTATFPTVIRSNASGGAKRLGICLIGTIGLITIGGLNFPGASLAILLIPILWIMFYILKIGPASWYQKPPGLLERGQQQLNQLIQPRDAFDPFNTGGHRM is encoded by the coding sequence ATGACGCCCCAAAGTAATCATGAATTACGAATTTGCGATGAAGACCGGCAAAAAGCGTTGGAATGTTTGCAAGAACTCCAACTTGCGGGCTACTTAACGCTCGACGAGTATGACGAACGCACCTCGGCTGCATGGCAGGCAACCACCCGCGGTGAAATCAGCCGCTTGTTTACCGATATCCCCCGGCAGGCGTTTTCCACCAAGGCGGTGGCGAAACGGGACTCTTCTAGCCCGGTGCAGGCCGCAACTGGGACAGCCACCTTCCCTACTGTGATCCGTTCCAATGCTTCCGGGGGTGCAAAGCGCCTTGGGATCTGTCTTATTGGCACCATTGGACTTATCACTATTGGCGGTCTGAATTTTCCAGGTGCCAGCCTGGCCATTTTACTGATTCCAATCTTGTGGATTATGTTCTATATCTTAAAAATTGGACCGGCCTCGTGGTATCAGAAACCACCTGGACTACTGGAACGCGGTCAACAACAGCTCAATCAGCTTATCCAGCCACGTGACGCGTTTGATCCTTTCAACACTGGTGGCCACCGAATGTAA
- a CDS encoding sulfurtransferase, giving the protein MPIPFDPHPTFAEYAHPERLVSAAWLSARLGTPGLKVIESDADALLYDIGHIPGAMRIDWRTELNDPVTRDFIDGAAFAELMMRRGISPDDTVVVYGDRTNWWAAFTVWIFQLFGHRDVRLLDGGRDAWMAEERDTSYVVPEFPRSEYPVPERDDHTHRIFVDELRNNLGEFSLVDTRSPEEYAGDPAADLAHTDGLITMRHGHIPQAGNVPTQLVTHPNGRFRSRAELEKLYSPLLEDSKPPVVYCRYGERSSMTWFVLTHLLGREDVRNYDGAWAEWGNMVRMPIDVEQ; this is encoded by the coding sequence ATGCCTATCCCCTTTGATCCACATCCGACATTTGCGGAATACGCCCATCCAGAACGCCTGGTCAGCGCAGCATGGCTGTCCGCTCGACTGGGCACTCCTGGATTAAAGGTCATCGAATCAGATGCTGACGCACTACTGTATGACATCGGGCATATCCCAGGCGCTATGCGCATCGATTGGCGAACAGAGCTCAACGATCCGGTGACTCGCGATTTTATCGATGGCGCCGCATTCGCCGAGCTGATGATGCGACGCGGCATCAGCCCCGACGACACCGTAGTGGTTTATGGGGATCGCACCAACTGGTGGGCGGCGTTTACCGTCTGGATTTTCCAACTGTTCGGCCACCGCGACGTGCGACTGCTGGACGGCGGCCGGGATGCTTGGATGGCGGAAGAACGGGACACCTCATATGTTGTTCCGGAATTCCCCCGCTCCGAATATCCAGTGCCGGAACGCGACGACCACACCCACCGTATCTTCGTCGATGAACTGCGAAATAATTTGGGCGAGTTTTCGCTCGTCGATACGCGTTCCCCGGAGGAATATGCCGGCGATCCCGCCGCTGATCTTGCTCACACCGACGGCTTGATTACGATGCGCCATGGCCATATTCCGCAGGCCGGCAACGTCCCAACCCAGTTGGTCACCCATCCCAATGGCCGTTTCCGTTCCCGCGCAGAACTGGAAAAGCTGTACAGCCCACTGTTAGAGGATTCCAAGCCCCCAGTGGTGTACTGCCGCTACGGTGAACGTTCCTCGATGACCTGGTTTGTACTAACCCACTTGCTCGGCCGCGAAGATGTCCGCAACTATGACGGTGCATGGGCTGAGTGGGGCAATATGGTGCGCATGCCGATCGATGTCGAACAATAA
- a CDS encoding acetyl/propionyl/methylcrotonyl-CoA carboxylase subunit alpha, translating into MTVETKTISKVLVANRGEIAVRVIRAAKDAGIASVAVYAEPDKDAPFVAMADEAFALGGQNSAESYLVFDKILDAAKKSGADAIHPGYGFLSENADFAQAVIDAGLIWIGPSPQSIRDLGDKVTARHIALRAEAPMAPGTKEPVKDADEVVAFAKEHGLPIAIKAAFGGGGRGMKVAHSMDEVKDLYESATREAVAAFGRGECFVERYLDKARHVECQVVADMHGNVVVAGTRDCSLQRRFQKLVEEAPAPYLTDEQRTKLHESAKRICREAGYYGAGTVEYMVSDDGLISFLEVNTRLQVEHPVTEVTTGLDLVREQFRIAEGRPLHIKEDPKPRGHAFEFRINGEDAGSNFMPAPGTITKYVEPSGPGVRMDSGVKEGSVIGGQFDSMLAKLIVFGETREEALQRAKRALDEYIVEGMPTAIPFHRHIVENPAFVGDENGFSVYTKWIEEEWENPIPAYVDPNEDEEAEEATPSQKVVVEIDGRRVEVALPGDLALGGGGAGGAKKKSRKKRGGAKKAVSGDAVAAPMQGTIIKVNVEEGQEVNEGDTVVVLEAMKMENPVKAHKSGTVTDLAATAGDGVNKGAVLMEIK; encoded by the coding sequence GTGACCGTCGAAACCAAAACAATTAGCAAGGTACTGGTCGCCAACCGCGGCGAAATTGCGGTTCGCGTGATCCGTGCCGCAAAGGATGCGGGCATTGCCTCGGTGGCGGTGTATGCCGAACCGGATAAGGACGCACCGTTTGTTGCGATGGCTGATGAGGCGTTTGCCTTAGGTGGCCAGAATTCGGCCGAATCCTACCTGGTATTCGACAAAATTCTTGATGCAGCAAAGAAGTCTGGTGCTGACGCGATTCACCCCGGCTATGGTTTCCTCTCCGAGAACGCGGACTTTGCACAGGCTGTGATCGATGCTGGCCTGATTTGGATTGGCCCATCACCGCAGTCAATTCGTGATCTTGGCGACAAAGTGACCGCCCGTCACATCGCGTTGCGTGCTGAAGCACCGATGGCTCCAGGTACGAAGGAGCCGGTGAAAGACGCCGACGAAGTGGTGGCCTTCGCGAAAGAGCACGGTCTGCCGATTGCTATTAAGGCAGCCTTTGGTGGCGGTGGCCGCGGCATGAAGGTCGCCCACTCCATGGATGAGGTAAAGGATCTGTACGAATCCGCTACCCGTGAAGCGGTTGCCGCGTTCGGTCGTGGTGAATGCTTCGTGGAACGCTATCTTGACAAGGCCCGCCACGTCGAGTGCCAGGTTGTCGCAGATATGCACGGCAATGTGGTGGTCGCGGGTACCCGCGACTGCTCGTTGCAGCGTCGTTTCCAGAAGCTTGTCGAGGAAGCACCAGCCCCATACCTCACCGATGAACAGCGCACTAAGCTGCACGAGTCGGCCAAGCGGATCTGCCGCGAAGCTGGCTACTATGGTGCCGGCACCGTGGAATATATGGTTTCCGACGACGGGCTGATCTCCTTCCTCGAAGTGAATACTCGTCTGCAGGTGGAGCACCCGGTGACGGAAGTCACCACCGGACTTGATCTGGTGCGTGAACAGTTCCGCATCGCAGAGGGTCGCCCACTGCATATCAAGGAGGATCCGAAGCCACGCGGCCACGCGTTCGAATTCCGTATCAACGGTGAAGATGCCGGCTCGAACTTCATGCCAGCACCAGGCACCATCACCAAGTATGTCGAACCGTCCGGCCCGGGTGTTCGCATGGACTCTGGTGTGAAGGAAGGCTCGGTCATCGGCGGCCAGTTCGACTCGATGCTCGCCAAGCTTATTGTCTTTGGTGAAACCCGTGAAGAAGCCCTCCAGCGGGCAAAGCGGGCACTGGATGAATACATCGTCGAAGGCATGCCAACCGCTATCCCATTCCACCGCCATATTGTGGAAAACCCGGCCTTCGTCGGTGACGAAAACGGCTTCTCGGTGTACACCAAGTGGATTGAAGAAGAGTGGGAAAACCCAATTCCTGCCTACGTTGATCCGAACGAGGACGAGGAAGCCGAAGAAGCCACCCCGTCGCAGAAGGTTGTCGTCGAAATCGATGGTCGTCGCGTCGAGGTTGCACTGCCAGGCGATCTTGCACTCGGTGGTGGCGGCGCAGGTGGCGCAAAGAAGAAGTCCCGCAAGAAGCGGGGCGGGGCGAAGAAAGCCGTCTCCGGTGACGCAGTTGCCGCACCGATGCAGGGCACCATCATCAAGGTGAACGTGGAAGAAGGCCAGGAAGTCAACGAAGGTGACACCGTGGTCGTGCTGGAAGCAATGAAGATGGAAAACCCGGTGAAGGCACACAAGTCCGGTACGGTCACTGATTTGGCGGCAACCGCCGGCGACGGTGTGAACAAGGGTGCTGTCCTCATGGAGATCAAGTAG